In Legionella hackeliae, the genomic stretch GTCCCAATCAACCAACCAAACATCAAAAGGAGTTTGTAGTACATTATAGTGATGAGGGTCACCATGAGTTAAAGCAAAAGGGATTGACTGCTGACTGAACTGCTTTTTCCATTCTTGTAATTGAGATAGTCCTTGTAACAATTGCTTTTTATGACGTTTTAGTTGGGACAACATCGATTCTGCATGCGTTTCCTCAATCACCTCAACTGCATTGTTAATCCAACCCTTTATCCCTAATGCATAATTGATATCAAAATGTTCTGTTTCAAAAAATGAGAACTCATGAGCTGGAATTTGATGTAATTGAAATAGAAGAGTAGCCATTTTATCGGCCAAAAGCTGATTGGGCGTATAGGCTGGATGAATCCCTTCAATGTAGTCAAACAATGTCAAAATCAATTTATTGCTCCTAAAACAATAATGACCCTGAACATCTGAAATCATATAAGACAAGTTCTTCATGCCAAATTCGTTTCTTAATCGATTTAAAGCGATACCGGTCTGATTAAGTGATTCAATTGTAGGTTGGATTGGAACCAGCGATTGGCCTTCAGGATAAACTTTTAGAAAATATTTTTTAGTCGTATTCGTCGAAATAACAAATCCATAAAAAGACCCCACCGCAACAAAATGGAGCTCTGAGGCCATAATCTGATAGCCTTGATATAAAAAATCCATCAGCTGTTCATCAGAATAATT encodes the following:
- a CDS encoding phosphotransferase; the protein is MRRRELNYSDEQLMDFLYQGYQIMASELHFVAVGSFYGFVISTNTTKKYFLKVYPEGQSLVPIQPTIESLNQTGIALNRLRNEFGMKNLSYMISDVQGHYCFRSNKLILTLFDYIEGIHPAYTPNQLLADKMATLLFQLHQIPAHEFSFFETEHFDINYALGIKGWINNAVEVIEETHAESMLSQLKRHKKQLLQGLSQLQEWKKQFSQQSIPFALTHGDPHHYNVLQTPFDVWLVDWDGVKIAPIERDLWHYEQAPLAEFYLKLNLKCSINHELCRFYQLQRFFEDGRYYLEQVLTGKNRTDQQSEEDKNTFLTHWGWSYCV